One region of Ananas comosus cultivar F153 linkage group 9, ASM154086v1, whole genome shotgun sequence genomic DNA includes:
- the LOC109715183 gene encoding ubiquitin carboxyl-terminal hydrolase 12-like isoform X5 encodes MLVPHPDITEGTEPMEVAPTETAITAENQQTDEPSTYRFSWTVENFSRLGIRKHYSEVFIVGGYKWRILVFPKGNNVDNLSLYLDVADSALLPYGWSRYAQFSLSVINQINNKHTVRKEAQHLFNARESDWGFTSFMPLCELYNPNRGYLMNDTCIVEAEVAVRRIIDYTNYDSKKETGYVGLKNQGATCYMNSLLQTLYHIPYFRKAVYHMPTTENDMPSASIPLALQSLFYKLQYSESSVATKELTKSFGWDTYDSFMQHDVQELNRVLCEKLEDKMKGTVVEGTIQHLFEGHQISYIECLNVDFKSTRKESFYDLQLDVKGCRDIYASFDKYVEEEKLEGDNKYHAEQHGLQDAKKGVLFLDFPPVLQLQLKRFEYDFLRDMMVKINDRYEFPLQLDLDRDNGKYLSPEADRRVRNVYTLHSVLVHSGGVHGGHYYAFIRPTLSDQWFKFDDEHVTKESMKTALEEQYGGEEELSPNNPGFNNTPFKFTKYSNAYMLVYIRESDKEKIICNVDEKDIAEHILIRFKKEQEEKEQKKKEKAEAHLYTIIKVARDEDLTAQIGREIFFDLVDYDKVRSFRVQKQLPFSHFKEEVAKEIGVPVQFQRYWLWAKRQNHTYRPNRPLTPQEEAQSVGQLRDVTNRAFNSELKLFLEVELGPEFRPLPLPEKSKDDILLFFKLYDPEKAELRYVGRLFVKASGKPFEITSKLNEMAGFPLEDDIELFEEIKFEPHVMCEHIDKRQNFRASQLEDGDIICFQKSPRPENEDQYQYPSVPSFLQYVRNRQVVRFRSLEKPKEDAFCLELSKLSTYDDVVDKVAHHLGVDDPSKIRLTPHNCYSQQPKPQPIKYRGVDHLSDMLLYYNQTSDILYYEVLDIPLPELQGLKTLKVAFHHATKDEVSIHSMRLPKNSTVGDVLNDLKTKQVELSHPTAELRLLEVFNHKIYKVFPPNEKIETINDHYWTLRVEEIPEEEKNIGQHDRLIHVYHFIKDPQNQMQVQNFGDPFFLVIHESETLSEVKVRIQKKLQIPDEEFSKWKFAYVSLGRPDYLQDSDVVSARFQRSIYGAWEQYLGMEHADTTPKRAYTANQNRHTLEKPVKIYN; translated from the exons ATGTTAGTCCCGCATCCGGATATCACCGAAGGAACCGAGCCAATGGAAG TTGCACCGACGGAGACAGCTATTACAGCAGAAAATCAGCAAACAGATGAGCCTTCAACCTACAGGTTTTCATGGACAGTCGAGAATTTTTCCAGGTTGGGCATTAGAAAGCACTATTCTGAGGTCTTTATTGTCGGGGGCTATAAGTG GCGAATTTTGGTCTTTCCGAAAGGAAATAATGTAGACAATCTTTCCTTGTACTTGGATGTCGCTGATTCAGCTCTCTTGCCCTATGGATGGAGTAGATACGCACAATTTAGCCTTTCTGTAATTAATCAAATCAACAACAAGCATACAGTAAGAAAAG AAGCACAACATCTATTTAATGCACGAGAGAGTGATTGGGGTTTCACCTCGTTTATGCCTTTGTGTGAACTCTATAACCCAAACAGAGGATATCTCATGAATGATACATGTATCGTGGAAGCTGAGGTTGCCGTACGTAGGATTATTGATTATACAAATTATGACTCAAAAAAAGAGACAGGCTATGTTGGTCTGAAGAATCAAGGAGCCACCTGCTACATGAACTCTCTTCTTCAGACTTTGTACCATATTCCGTATTTCAGAAAG GCAGTTTATCATATGCCCACAACAGAAAATGATATGCCTTCTGCGAGCATTCCTTTGGCTCTACAGAGTCTGTTTTATAAGCTTCAGTATAGTGAGAGTAGTGTAGCTACAAAGGAGCTCACTAAATCTTTCGGATGGGATACGTACGACTCTTTTATGCAGCATGATGTGCAAGAATTAAATAGAGTTCTGTGTGAGAAATTGGAAGACAAGATGAAG GGAACTGTTGTGGAAGGCACGATACAACATTTATTTGAAGGGCATCAGATTAGTTATATTGAGTGCTTAAATGTAGATTTTAAATCTACCAGGAAGGAATCCTTCTATG ACCTTCAGCTGGATGTTAAAGGCTGTCGGGATATTTATGCATCATTTGATAAGTACGTTGAAGAGGAGAAGCTAGAAGGTGATAACAAGTATCATGCAGAACAGCATGGTTTGCAG gATGCTAAGAAAGGTGTTCTTTTTCTTGATTTCCCCCCTGTTTTGCAACTTCAGCTAAAACGCTTCGAGTATGATTTCCTGCGGGATATGATGGTGAAG ATAAATGATCGATATGAGTTCCCACTTCAGTTAGACCTTGACAGAGACAATGGAAAGTACCTTTCTCCAGAAGCAGACAGGAGAGTTCGCAATGTTTATACTCTTCATAG TGTTCTTGTACATAGTGGTGGAGTGCACGGTGGACATTATTATGCTTTTATTCGACCTACTCTTTCTGATCAGTG GTTCAAGTTTGACGATGAGCATGTAACAAAAGAAAGTATGAAAACCGCATTGGAGGAACAGTATGGTGGCGAAGAGGAG TTATCTCCGAATAATCCTGGCTTTAATAATACTCCATTCAAGTTTACAAAGTATTCAAATGCATATATGCTCGTTTATATTCGTGAGAGTGACAAGGAGAAAATAATATGCAACGTGGATGAGAAAGATATAGCCGAACATATACTA ATAAGATTCAAGAAAGAACAAGAAGAGAaggaacagaaaaaaaaagagaaagctGAGGCACACCTCTACACCATCATAAAG GTAGCCCGTGATGAGGATTTGACAGCACAGATTggaagagagattttttttgatCTTGTGGACTATGATAAAGTTCGGAGCTTCCGTGTCCAGAAACAGTTGCCTTTTAGCCATTTCAAG GAGGAGGTCGCAAAAGAGATTGGTGTCCCTGTGCAGTTTCAACGCTATTGGCTCTGGGCCAAGCGGCAAAATCATACATACCGTCCCAATCGGCCATTGACACCTCAGGAGGAAGCACAATCT GTTGGACAGCTAAGGGACGTAACAAACAGAGCATTTAATTCCGAACTGAAGCTGTTCCTAGAGGTCGAGCTTGGACCG GAATTTCGTCCTCTTCCTTTACCGGAAAAGTCGAAGGATGATATATTGCTTTTTTTCAAGCTTTATGATCCTGAAAAAGCAGAGCTGAG ATATGTGGGAAGGCTTTTTGTGAAGGCTTCAGGGAAACCGTTtgaaattacatcaaaactaaATGAAATGGCTGGTTTTCCTTTAGAGGATGATATTGAACTCTTTGAG GAAATTAAGTTTGAACCACATGTGATGTGTGAACACATTGACAAGAGGCAGAACTTTCGAGCTAGTCAG CTTGAAGATGGGGACATTATTTGCTTTCAAAAATCTCCAAGACCTGAAAATGAAGATCAATATCAATATCCTAGTGTTCCATCCTTTTTGCAGTATGTGCGGAATCGGCAG GTTGTCCGCTTCCGATCACTGGAGAAGCCTAAGGAGGATGCTTTTTGTTTAGAGCT GTCAAAGCTTTCCACCTATGATGATGTTGTTGACAAAGTTGCTCATCACCTTGGCGTTGACGACccatcaaaaattcggctaacACCTCACAACTGCTATTCTCAGCAGCCTAAACCTCAACCCATCAAGTACAGAGGTGTAGATCATCTTTCAGACATGCTGCTTTATTACAACCAG ACTTCTGATATATTGTACTATGAAGTACTGGATATTCCACTGCCGGAGTTGCAAGGCTTAAAAACATTGAAAGTTGCATTTCATCATGCTACAAAGGATGAG GTGTCCATTCATTCCATGAGACTGCCAAAAAATAGCACTGTTGGCGATGTGCTCAATGACCTGAAAACAAAG CAGGTTGAGTTGTCTCATCCAACTGCTGAGCTACGATTACTCGAGGTCTTCAATCACAAGATCTATAAG GTCTTTCCACCTAATGAAAAGATAGAAACTATTAATGATCACTACTGGACGTTGCGTGTGGAGGAG ATTccagaagaagagaaaaatatcgGTCAACATGATCGCTTGATTCATGTGTATCATTTCATAAAAGACCCGCAGAACCAGATG CAGGTTCAAAACTTTGGGGATCCTTTCTTCTTAGTTATTCATGAAAGTGAAACCTTGTCTGAGGTCAAAGTACGCATCCAGAAGAAACTGCAGATTCCAGATGAGGAGTTCTCCAAG TGGAAATTTGCGTATGTTTCACTTGGTCGCCCTGACTACCTTCAAGATTCAGACGTTGTGTCAGCTCGATTTCAG AGGAGTATTTATGGAGCGTGGGAACAGTATCTCGGAATGGAGCATGCAGACACCACTCCAAAAAGGGCTTACACTGCTAATCAG AACCGCCATACACTTGAGAAGCCTGTGAAAATATACAACTAG
- the LOC109715183 gene encoding ubiquitin carboxyl-terminal hydrolase 12-like isoform X3 — MTMMTPPALEQEDEEMLVPHPDITEGTEPMEVAPTETAITAENQQTDEPSTYRFSWTVENFSRLGIRKHYSEVFIVGGYKWRILVFPKGNNVDNLSLYLDVADSALLPYGWSRYAQFSLSVINQINNKHTVRKEAQHLFNARESDWGFTSFMPLCELYNPNRGYLMNDTCIVEAEVAVRRIIDYTNYDSKKETGYVGLKNQGATCYMNSLLQTLYHIPYFRKAVYHMPTTENDMPSASIPLALQSLFYKLQYSESSVATKELTKSFGWDTYDSFMQHDVQELNRVLCEKLEDKMKGTVVEGTIQHLFEGHQISYIECLNVDFKSTRKESFYDLQLDVKGCRDIYASFDKYVEEEKLEGDNKYHAEQHGLQDAKKGVLFLDFPPVLQLQLKRFEYDFLRDMMVKINDRYEFPLQLDLDRDNGKYLSPEADRRVRNVYTLHSVLVHSGGVHGGHYYAFIRPTLSDQWFKFDDEHVTKESMKTALEEQYGGEEELSPNNPGFNNTPFKFTKYSNAYMLVYIRESDKEKIICNVDEKDIAEHILIRFKKEQEEKEQKKKEKAEAHLYTIIKVARDEDLTAQIGREIFFDLVDYDKVRSFRVQKQLPFSHFKEEVAKEIGVPVQFQRYWLWAKRQNHTYRPNRPLTPQEEAQSVGQLRDVTNRAFNSELKLFLEVELGPEFRPLPLPEKSKDDILLFFKLYDPEKAELRYVGRLFVKASGKPFEITSKLNEMAGFPLEDDIELFEEIKFEPHVMCEHIDKRQNFRASQLEDGDIICFQKSPRPENEDQYQYPSVPSFLQYVRNRQVVRFRSLEKPKEDAFCLELSKLSTYDDVVDKVAHHLGVDDPSKIRLTPHNCYSQQPKPQPIKYRGVDHLSDMLLYYNQTSDILYYEVLDIPLPELQGLKTLKVAFHHATKDEVSIHSMRLPKNSTVGDVLNDLKTKVELSHPTAELRLLEVFNHKIYKVFPPNEKIETINDHYWTLRVEEIPEEEKNIGQHDRLIHVYHFIKDPQNQMQVQNFGDPFFLVIHESETLSEVKVRIQKKLQIPDEEFSKWKFAYVSLGRPDYLQDSDVVSARFQRSIYGAWEQYLGMEHADTTPKRAYTANQNRHTLEKPVKIYN; from the exons ATGACTATGATGACCCCCCCCGCCCTCGAA CAGGAGGATGAGGAGATGTTAGTCCCGCATCCGGATATCACCGAAGGAACCGAGCCAATGGAAG TTGCACCGACGGAGACAGCTATTACAGCAGAAAATCAGCAAACAGATGAGCCTTCAACCTACAGGTTTTCATGGACAGTCGAGAATTTTTCCAGGTTGGGCATTAGAAAGCACTATTCTGAGGTCTTTATTGTCGGGGGCTATAAGTG GCGAATTTTGGTCTTTCCGAAAGGAAATAATGTAGACAATCTTTCCTTGTACTTGGATGTCGCTGATTCAGCTCTCTTGCCCTATGGATGGAGTAGATACGCACAATTTAGCCTTTCTGTAATTAATCAAATCAACAACAAGCATACAGTAAGAAAAG AAGCACAACATCTATTTAATGCACGAGAGAGTGATTGGGGTTTCACCTCGTTTATGCCTTTGTGTGAACTCTATAACCCAAACAGAGGATATCTCATGAATGATACATGTATCGTGGAAGCTGAGGTTGCCGTACGTAGGATTATTGATTATACAAATTATGACTCAAAAAAAGAGACAGGCTATGTTGGTCTGAAGAATCAAGGAGCCACCTGCTACATGAACTCTCTTCTTCAGACTTTGTACCATATTCCGTATTTCAGAAAG GCAGTTTATCATATGCCCACAACAGAAAATGATATGCCTTCTGCGAGCATTCCTTTGGCTCTACAGAGTCTGTTTTATAAGCTTCAGTATAGTGAGAGTAGTGTAGCTACAAAGGAGCTCACTAAATCTTTCGGATGGGATACGTACGACTCTTTTATGCAGCATGATGTGCAAGAATTAAATAGAGTTCTGTGTGAGAAATTGGAAGACAAGATGAAG GGAACTGTTGTGGAAGGCACGATACAACATTTATTTGAAGGGCATCAGATTAGTTATATTGAGTGCTTAAATGTAGATTTTAAATCTACCAGGAAGGAATCCTTCTATG ACCTTCAGCTGGATGTTAAAGGCTGTCGGGATATTTATGCATCATTTGATAAGTACGTTGAAGAGGAGAAGCTAGAAGGTGATAACAAGTATCATGCAGAACAGCATGGTTTGCAG gATGCTAAGAAAGGTGTTCTTTTTCTTGATTTCCCCCCTGTTTTGCAACTTCAGCTAAAACGCTTCGAGTATGATTTCCTGCGGGATATGATGGTGAAG ATAAATGATCGATATGAGTTCCCACTTCAGTTAGACCTTGACAGAGACAATGGAAAGTACCTTTCTCCAGAAGCAGACAGGAGAGTTCGCAATGTTTATACTCTTCATAG TGTTCTTGTACATAGTGGTGGAGTGCACGGTGGACATTATTATGCTTTTATTCGACCTACTCTTTCTGATCAGTG GTTCAAGTTTGACGATGAGCATGTAACAAAAGAAAGTATGAAAACCGCATTGGAGGAACAGTATGGTGGCGAAGAGGAG TTATCTCCGAATAATCCTGGCTTTAATAATACTCCATTCAAGTTTACAAAGTATTCAAATGCATATATGCTCGTTTATATTCGTGAGAGTGACAAGGAGAAAATAATATGCAACGTGGATGAGAAAGATATAGCCGAACATATACTA ATAAGATTCAAGAAAGAACAAGAAGAGAaggaacagaaaaaaaaagagaaagctGAGGCACACCTCTACACCATCATAAAG GTAGCCCGTGATGAGGATTTGACAGCACAGATTggaagagagattttttttgatCTTGTGGACTATGATAAAGTTCGGAGCTTCCGTGTCCAGAAACAGTTGCCTTTTAGCCATTTCAAG GAGGAGGTCGCAAAAGAGATTGGTGTCCCTGTGCAGTTTCAACGCTATTGGCTCTGGGCCAAGCGGCAAAATCATACATACCGTCCCAATCGGCCATTGACACCTCAGGAGGAAGCACAATCT GTTGGACAGCTAAGGGACGTAACAAACAGAGCATTTAATTCCGAACTGAAGCTGTTCCTAGAGGTCGAGCTTGGACCG GAATTTCGTCCTCTTCCTTTACCGGAAAAGTCGAAGGATGATATATTGCTTTTTTTCAAGCTTTATGATCCTGAAAAAGCAGAGCTGAG ATATGTGGGAAGGCTTTTTGTGAAGGCTTCAGGGAAACCGTTtgaaattacatcaaaactaaATGAAATGGCTGGTTTTCCTTTAGAGGATGATATTGAACTCTTTGAG GAAATTAAGTTTGAACCACATGTGATGTGTGAACACATTGACAAGAGGCAGAACTTTCGAGCTAGTCAG CTTGAAGATGGGGACATTATTTGCTTTCAAAAATCTCCAAGACCTGAAAATGAAGATCAATATCAATATCCTAGTGTTCCATCCTTTTTGCAGTATGTGCGGAATCGGCAG GTTGTCCGCTTCCGATCACTGGAGAAGCCTAAGGAGGATGCTTTTTGTTTAGAGCT GTCAAAGCTTTCCACCTATGATGATGTTGTTGACAAAGTTGCTCATCACCTTGGCGTTGACGACccatcaaaaattcggctaacACCTCACAACTGCTATTCTCAGCAGCCTAAACCTCAACCCATCAAGTACAGAGGTGTAGATCATCTTTCAGACATGCTGCTTTATTACAACCAG ACTTCTGATATATTGTACTATGAAGTACTGGATATTCCACTGCCGGAGTTGCAAGGCTTAAAAACATTGAAAGTTGCATTTCATCATGCTACAAAGGATGAG GTGTCCATTCATTCCATGAGACTGCCAAAAAATAGCACTGTTGGCGATGTGCTCAATGACCTGAAAACAAAG GTTGAGTTGTCTCATCCAACTGCTGAGCTACGATTACTCGAGGTCTTCAATCACAAGATCTATAAG GTCTTTCCACCTAATGAAAAGATAGAAACTATTAATGATCACTACTGGACGTTGCGTGTGGAGGAG ATTccagaagaagagaaaaatatcgGTCAACATGATCGCTTGATTCATGTGTATCATTTCATAAAAGACCCGCAGAACCAGATG CAGGTTCAAAACTTTGGGGATCCTTTCTTCTTAGTTATTCATGAAAGTGAAACCTTGTCTGAGGTCAAAGTACGCATCCAGAAGAAACTGCAGATTCCAGATGAGGAGTTCTCCAAG TGGAAATTTGCGTATGTTTCACTTGGTCGCCCTGACTACCTTCAAGATTCAGACGTTGTGTCAGCTCGATTTCAG AGGAGTATTTATGGAGCGTGGGAACAGTATCTCGGAATGGAGCATGCAGACACCACTCCAAAAAGGGCTTACACTGCTAATCAG AACCGCCATACACTTGAGAAGCCTGTGAAAATATACAACTAG